From Stenotrophomonas nitritireducens, the proteins below share one genomic window:
- a CDS encoding NADP-dependent oxidoreductase yields the protein MQAVCLRQVPHGMPQVQDFELRQLPLPLIGDGQLRVQVQWLSLDPFLRAQLGGRYAVPCPPLGSIVPGYGIGTVVEDRSGRFQPGDVVTGMTGWAEFAAMDANATSLVDAALAPVSTAVGVLGVPGLTAWAGVRRILQPKAGQTILVSTAAGAVGSVVGQLCKAAGCRVVGIAGSAQKCAIVTDEFGFDACVSYRDADFAASLRAACPGGIDGYFDNVGGAVLEAALSLLRLHARVVLCGLSDQYNRAERPAGPNLGPVIGARARLEGLVVYDHLGDFAQCRSELAQMIAAGTLRYREHIHDGLATAPAGFIGLLNGDNLGKALVRL from the coding sequence ATGCAGGCCGTCTGCCTGCGGCAGGTTCCCCACGGCATGCCGCAGGTGCAGGACTTTGAACTGCGCCAGCTGCCGCTACCGCTCATCGGTGACGGCCAGCTGCGGGTGCAGGTGCAATGGTTGTCGCTGGACCCCTTCCTGCGTGCACAGCTCGGCGGCCGTTACGCGGTGCCATGCCCGCCGTTGGGCAGCATCGTGCCGGGCTACGGCATCGGCACGGTGGTCGAAGACCGCAGTGGCCGCTTCCAGCCAGGTGACGTGGTTACCGGCATGACCGGCTGGGCCGAGTTCGCGGCAATGGATGCAAACGCCACCTCACTGGTTGATGCGGCGCTGGCGCCAGTCAGCACCGCCGTCGGTGTGCTCGGTGTTCCGGGTCTCACCGCCTGGGCCGGTGTGCGCCGGATTCTGCAGCCCAAGGCCGGCCAGACCATCCTGGTGTCCACCGCCGCCGGTGCCGTTGGCAGCGTGGTGGGCCAGCTGTGCAAGGCCGCCGGTTGTCGCGTGGTCGGCATTGCCGGCAGCGCGCAGAAGTGCGCCATCGTCACAGACGAATTCGGCTTCGATGCCTGCGTCAGTTACCGCGATGCGGATTTCGCAGCATCGTTGCGCGCGGCCTGCCCGGGCGGCATTGATGGTTATTTCGACAACGTCGGCGGCGCCGTGCTGGAAGCGGCGCTGTCACTGCTGCGCCTGCATGCACGGGTAGTGCTGTGCGGGCTCAGCGATCAATACAACCGCGCCGAACGCCCGGCCGGCCCCAACCTGGGCCCGGTGATTGGTGCGCGCGCACGGCTTGAAGGCCTGGTGGTTTACGACCATCTGGGCGACTTCGCGCAATGCCGCAGCGAACTGGCGCAGATGATCGCCGCCGGCACGCTGCGCTACCGCGAACACATCCACGACGGGCTGGCCACTGCGCCGGCTGGTTTCATTGGCCTGCTCAATGGCGACAACCTGGGCAAGGCGCTGGTACGGCTCTAA
- a CDS encoding acyl-CoA dehydrogenase family protein → MSLKTLNPYDLFDVRSLLSEEERAVQDSVARFTDERVLPIIGDCFDQGRFPTELIGEIADMGLLGSSLPEQYGGAGLNSVSYGLICQELERGDSGIRSFVSVQSSLCMYPIYAYGSEEQRMRWLPDMSRGKVIGCFGLTEAHGGSDPASMKTRAVKDGGDWVINGSKMWITNGSVADIAIVWANTDEGVQGFVIEKGTPGFTAQEIKHKMSLRASVTGALFFDNVRVPDANRLPNVKGLKGPLGCLTQARYGITWGPLGAAIACLDEVLAYTKERILFGRPVAATQSAQIKMADMARRITAGQLLVLQLGRLKDAGQMQPQQVSLAKWNNCRLAIDIARECRDLLGGAGITTEHGAIRHALNLESVITYEGTETVHQLVIGRELTGINAF, encoded by the coding sequence ATGAGCCTGAAGACACTGAACCCCTACGATTTGTTCGACGTGCGTTCGCTGCTGAGCGAGGAAGAACGCGCTGTACAGGATTCCGTCGCCCGTTTCACCGATGAGCGCGTGTTGCCGATCATCGGCGACTGCTTCGACCAGGGCCGCTTCCCCACCGAGCTGATTGGTGAAATCGCCGACATGGGCCTGCTTGGCAGCTCGCTGCCGGAACAGTACGGCGGCGCCGGCTTGAACAGCGTCAGCTACGGCCTGATCTGCCAGGAACTGGAGCGCGGTGATTCCGGCATTCGCAGCTTCGTCTCGGTGCAGAGCTCGCTGTGCATGTACCCCATCTACGCCTATGGTTCGGAAGAGCAGCGCATGCGTTGGCTGCCGGACATGTCGCGCGGCAAGGTGATCGGCTGCTTCGGCCTGACCGAGGCACACGGCGGCTCCGACCCGGCCAGCATGAAGACCCGTGCCGTGAAGGACGGCGGTGACTGGGTGATCAACGGTTCCAAGATGTGGATCACCAATGGCTCGGTGGCCGATATCGCCATCGTCTGGGCTAATACCGACGAAGGCGTGCAGGGCTTCGTCATCGAGAAGGGCACCCCGGGCTTCACCGCCCAGGAAATCAAGCACAAGATGAGCCTGCGCGCCTCGGTGACCGGCGCGCTGTTCTTCGACAACGTGCGCGTGCCCGATGCCAACCGCCTGCCCAACGTGAAGGGCCTGAAGGGTCCGCTCGGCTGCCTCACCCAGGCCCGTTACGGCATCACCTGGGGCCCGCTGGGCGCGGCCATCGCCTGCCTGGACGAAGTGCTGGCTTACACCAAGGAGCGCATCCTGTTCGGCCGCCCGGTTGCCGCCACCCAGAGCGCGCAGATCAAGATGGCCGACATGGCCCGCCGCATCACCGCCGGCCAGTTGCTGGTACTGCAGCTGGGCCGTCTGAAGGACGCCGGCCAGATGCAGCCGCAGCAGGTGTCGCTGGCCAAGTGGAACAACTGCCGTCTGGCGATCGATATCGCCCGCGAATGCCGCGACCTGCTCGGCGGTGCCGGCATCACCACCGAACACGGTGCGATCCGCCATGCGCTGAACCTGGAGTCGGTGATCACGTATGAAGGCACCGAGACCGTGCACCAGCTGGTGATCGGTCGCGAGCTGACCGGCATCAACGCGTTCTGA
- a CDS encoding alpha/beta hydrolase, translating to MTQIQRRFLSVNGRQVHYRIAGSGPALVLIHQSPQNSRMWAAMMQRYADRYTLIAPDTPGFGYSDALPGNPMSIADFGAATLQFIDALGLPRFAVFGMHTGGLIATWLAWAEPARVAALVVDGYAAFTPEESALYGDAYLPPFVPQWDGSHLRWLWSRMREQKYYFPWYDGRAEAAMAIAPQTTDSSRETVMDVLDVGDTYRAGYAAAFRHNDHFWVQQLQMPSWLVYRHGDPLLAHMPRLRDLPANVTVLEEPNGIPAMHDSMDGWLAQSLANEPAFVEAPTSPAASNNWQRRIIATAAGDMAVWERAGQGALRLCLHAPGTRPLSPQQIDAGDSAWLLPDLPGHGASCESDSPLDAATLVAALCDVIPTDKALPLVIEAHGAAAGYVPALVDALGTRVAEVVLHSPWLLTAEEQALLLQSLPTTVIDRAGGYLCDAWQWERERHLLWPWLPPSAAARRRVNAPAPALVHANVVELLRLGARLHPLLRDVTTPDLSARLRALPVPLRVLTDAESDYQGRAAALSA from the coding sequence ATGACCCAGATCCAACGGCGCTTCCTGTCCGTCAACGGGCGGCAGGTGCATTACCGCATTGCCGGCAGTGGCCCGGCGCTGGTGCTGATCCACCAGTCACCGCAGAACTCGCGGATGTGGGCGGCGATGATGCAGCGCTATGCCGACCGCTACACCCTGATTGCGCCGGACACGCCGGGCTTCGGTTATTCCGATGCCTTGCCCGGCAACCCGATGTCGATTGCCGATTTCGGTGCCGCCACGCTGCAGTTCATCGATGCACTCGGCCTGCCGCGCTTCGCCGTATTCGGCATGCATACCGGCGGCCTGATCGCGACCTGGTTGGCCTGGGCCGAGCCGGCGCGGGTTGCCGCGCTGGTGGTCGATGGCTATGCCGCCTTCACCCCGGAAGAAAGCGCGCTGTACGGCGATGCCTATCTGCCGCCGTTCGTGCCGCAGTGGGACGGCTCGCACCTGCGTTGGCTGTGGTCGCGCATGCGCGAGCAGAAGTATTACTTCCCCTGGTACGACGGCCGCGCCGAAGCGGCGATGGCGATTGCACCGCAGACCACCGACAGCAGCCGCGAGACGGTGATGGACGTACTCGACGTGGGCGATACCTACCGCGCCGGCTATGCCGCCGCGTTCCGCCACAACGATCACTTCTGGGTGCAGCAGCTGCAGATGCCGTCCTGGCTGGTGTACCGCCATGGCGATCCGCTGTTGGCGCATATGCCGCGCCTGCGCGACCTGCCGGCCAACGTGACGGTGCTTGAAGAGCCCAACGGTATTCCCGCCATGCACGACAGCATGGACGGCTGGTTGGCGCAGAGTCTGGCGAACGAGCCGGCCTTTGTCGAAGCTCCCACCTCTCCCGCCGCATCGAACAACTGGCAGCGCCGCATCATCGCCACCGCTGCCGGCGACATGGCGGTGTGGGAGCGCGCAGGGCAGGGGGCATTGCGCCTGTGCCTGCACGCGCCGGGCACGCGACCGTTGTCGCCACAGCAGATCGATGCCGGTGACAGCGCGTGGTTGCTGCCGGACCTGCCCGGCCATGGCGCCTCCTGCGAAAGCGACAGCCCGCTGGACGCCGCGACGCTGGTCGCCGCACTGTGTGATGTCATTCCCACAGACAAGGCCTTGCCGCTGGTGATCGAAGCGCATGGCGCGGCCGCTGGCTACGTGCCCGCATTGGTGGATGCGCTGGGCACGCGCGTTGCCGAGGTGGTGCTGCATTCGCCCTGGCTGCTCACCGCCGAGGAACAGGCACTGCTGCTGCAGAGCCTGCCGACCACGGTCATTGACCGCGCTGGCGGCTACCTCTGCGATGCATGGCAATGGGAGCGCGAGCGTCACCTGCTGTGGCCATGGCTGCCGCCGAGCGCTGCTGCACGCCGTCGCGTCAATGCACCTGCACCGGCCTTGGTGCACGCCAACGTGGTCGAGCTGCTGCGCCTGGGCGCGCGTCTGCATCCCTTGTTGCGCGATGTCACCACGCCCGATCTGAGCGCACGTCTGCGCGCCCTGCCAGTGCCGCTGCGCGTGCTGACCGACGCCGAATCCGATTACCAGGGGCGCGCCGCCGCCCTGTCTGCCTGA
- a CDS encoding FAD-binding oxidoreductase, with amino-acid sequence MSNDTAHAVIDRLQSNWGGSIVTDASELEYFSTDVYSQGKPLLAVLRPNDAQQLADAVKQLTEAGVAMIARGGGMSYTGGYTAAQSPAVLVDTGALDKIVEINLEDAYVVVEAGVTWRALKEALDAKGVRTPYFGPMSGSHATVGGGMSQGAIFHGSARYGCSADVVLGLQVVTANGDILTTGSAAAANTSPFFRWYGPDLTGLFLGDCGLLGIKTRIVLKLIPRHAHIDYLSWQFPTAEGLFAALGVLARNGLASETAAFDPALTRVRMRRAGLSSDVKALTNVIKKGGLISGLKLAVKGRDIVDQEQFSLHITLEGDSATEVADRVARARKLVGEFGESVEPSIPKMMAANPFAAWNSMLGPQGERWAPVHALVPHSRATSMFKALQELFAREQETMDRHGIFIGTLLSSVGAQTVVIEPCIYWPDSHNAFHQRTVDADHRERIGCQGEHLEARAAADVLKRQIADTMRAHGAANLQLGKFYDYRAGRDPAGLALLDAIKAQLDPKGLMNPGVLSR; translated from the coding sequence ATGAGCAACGACACCGCACACGCCGTCATCGACCGCCTGCAATCCAACTGGGGCGGCAGCATCGTCACCGATGCGAGCGAGCTTGAGTACTTCTCCACCGATGTCTATTCGCAGGGCAAGCCGCTGCTGGCGGTGCTGCGGCCGAATGATGCGCAGCAGTTGGCCGATGCGGTCAAGCAGCTGACCGAAGCCGGCGTGGCGATGATCGCCCGTGGCGGCGGCATGAGCTATACCGGCGGCTATACCGCCGCGCAGAGCCCGGCGGTGCTGGTTGATACCGGCGCGCTGGACAAGATCGTCGAGATCAATCTGGAAGACGCCTACGTCGTGGTCGAGGCCGGCGTTACCTGGCGCGCCCTGAAAGAAGCACTGGATGCCAAGGGCGTGCGCACGCCGTACTTCGGGCCGATGTCCGGTTCGCACGCTACCGTCGGCGGCGGCATGTCGCAGGGCGCGATCTTCCATGGCAGTGCCCGCTATGGCTGCTCGGCCGACGTGGTGCTCGGCCTGCAGGTGGTCACCGCCAATGGCGACATTCTCACCACCGGCTCGGCGGCTGCGGCCAATACCTCGCCTTTTTTCCGTTGGTACGGCCCGGACCTGACCGGCTTGTTCCTTGGCGATTGCGGCCTGCTCGGCATCAAGACCCGCATCGTGCTCAAGCTGATTCCCAGGCACGCGCATATCGACTACCTGTCCTGGCAGTTCCCCACCGCTGAAGGCCTGTTTGCCGCGCTGGGCGTGTTGGCGCGCAATGGCCTGGCCAGTGAAACAGCGGCCTTCGACCCGGCGCTGACGCGTGTGCGCATGCGCCGCGCCGGCCTTTCCAGCGACGTCAAGGCGCTGACCAATGTGATCAAGAAGGGCGGCCTGATCTCCGGCCTGAAGCTGGCGGTGAAGGGCCGCGACATCGTCGATCAGGAGCAGTTCTCGCTGCACATCACCCTGGAAGGTGACAGCGCCACCGAAGTGGCCGACCGCGTCGCCCGCGCGCGCAAGCTGGTGGGCGAGTTCGGTGAAAGCGTGGAGCCGTCCATCCCCAAGATGATGGCGGCCAATCCCTTCGCCGCATGGAACTCGATGCTGGGCCCGCAGGGCGAGCGCTGGGCGCCGGTGCACGCGCTGGTGCCGCACTCCAGGGCTACCAGCATGTTCAAGGCGCTGCAGGAACTGTTCGCGCGCGAGCAGGAAACAATGGACAGGCACGGCATCTTCATTGGCACGCTGCTGTCCAGCGTGGGTGCACAGACAGTGGTGATCGAGCCGTGCATCTACTGGCCGGACAGCCACAATGCCTTCCACCAGCGCACCGTCGATGCCGACCATCGCGAGCGCATCGGCTGCCAGGGTGAACACCTGGAAGCGCGCGCCGCGGCCGATGTCCTCAAGCGACAGATCGCCGACACCATGCGCGCGCACGGTGCGGCCAACCTGCAGCTGGGCAAGTTCTACGACTACCGCGCCGGCCGCGACCCAGCCGGCCTGGCCCTGCTTGATGCGATCAAGGCTCAGCTTGACCCCAAGGGGCTGATGAACCCGGGTGTGCTCAGCCGCTGA